The segment TGTGTGGCTCCCTTTGGGTATCGGAAAGACCCGGAGGACAAAAACCACCTGCTGGTGGACGAGGAAACCGCCCCCATTGTCCGGCAAATCTTCCTTTGGGCGCTGGAAGGACACGGCCCCAACTTCATCCGGCGCAGGCTGGAAGAACAGAAAGTGCCTTGCCCTACATGGTGGAACCGGGAACGGGGCTTCCGCAATGTCCGCACCAAATGGGAAAAGAAAGACCCGGAAAACGGGCGGTATATGTGGGACTTCTCCGTGATAAAGGACATCCTGATGAATCCCGTTTATACCGGGGCGATAGCTTCCCAAAAGAAGGATTACCGCTTCAAAATCGGCACCATTGGGGAGAAGAAGCCGCAGGACTGGATCGTGGTGGAGGAACGGCACGAACCGTTGATTGACAGCAAGAGTTTTGCCATCGTGCAGGACAAGCTGAAATCCCGCCAGCGTCCCCGGCAGGATGGGGAAACCAGCCTGTTTGCCGGGCTTATCAAGTGCGGCGAGTGCGGCAAGTCGCTGACCATCCGCACCACCCACGCCAAGCACCCGCAGCAGATTTACGCCTGTAAGACCTATGGGGCGTTCGGCAAGAACCATTGCACCCAGCACCGGGTGGAATACGATACCCTTTACCACCTTGTCCTGAACAAAATCCGGGAGTGCGCCAAGGCTGCCCTGACCGATGGGGAAGCCATTGCCGGGAAACTGACCAACACCTGCGAAGCCGAGCAGAAAGGCCAGCGGGAAGCGTTGGAGCGTTCCCTGACAAAAGACGAGGAACGGATTGATGTTCTGGAAAAGATGGTGATGCGGCTCTATGAGGACATGGTTGCCGGACGGATCAGCGAAGCCAACTTCAATCTCATGCTGGACAAGACGCAGAAGGAACAGGTCGAGTTGAAAGAACGGGTTGCACAGGGGCGCAAGAAGCTGGCTGATGAAATGCGGCTGGCAATGGACGCCAAACAATGGGTGGACGCCATTCAGGAATATGCCGACATCACGGAGCTGGACGCAGCCACCCTAAACCGCCTGATTAAAGAAATCGTTGTCCATGAACACATCGACAGCGATAAGACACGACACATTTCTATCGAAATTCACTTCAATCTCAAACCCATCCCGGAGGTGGAACAGGTCAAAGGATGACCTGTTCCCGCCGGGGCGGTTCTAAAACAATTCCATATATTTTTTGACACGCCGCCGCCCGCCATCGAGCAAGGTTTTACTCCTAATTAGGGATAAAACAGCTTATGGCGGGCGGCGGCGTTGCCCTTATCGGCATGACCCTTGTACCGCTGCTTTCCGGCTTGTTCGGTTAAGAAGCGCGGGTAAAGGCTTATGCAGAGCATACTTGACGCGATTAACGAATGGATAAAGGAAATCCTCATAGGAGCCATAAACGGTAATCTGTCAACTATGTTCGGGGACGTAAACGAGAAAGTCGGCACTATCGCCGCAGAGGTAGGGCAGACCCCGCAAGGGTGGAACGCAAATATATTCTCCATGATACAGACCCTTAGTGAGAATGTAATCGTACCCATTGCGGGGCTTGTCATTACCTACGTCCTATGCTATGAGCTTATCAGCATGGTAACGGAAAAGAACAATATGCACGACGTTGACACTTCCATGTTCTTCAAGTGGGTGTTCAAGGCGTTTGTGGCAGTCTACCTTGTGACGCACACCTTTGACATCACTATGGCGGTGTTCGATATGGCGCAGCACGTTGTTTCCGGCGCGGCGGGGGTAATCGGCGGCAGCACAGAGATTGATGTTGCCGCCGCCCTTGCTTCCATGCAGGACGGGCTTGACGCTATGGAAATCCCCGAACTGCTCTTACTTGTCATGGAAACAAGCCTTGTGAGCTTGTGCATGAAAATCATGTCCGTACTGATAACCGTTATCCTCTACGGGCGCATGATAGAGATTTACCTTTACTGTTCGGTATCGCCTATCCCGTTTGCAACAATGACGAACCGGGAATGGGGGCAGATAGGAAACAACTACCTCAAATCCCTGTTCGCTATCGGTTTTCAAGGCTTCCTCATTATGATATGCGTCGGCATTTACGCGGTTCTGGTAAACAACATGATAATAGCGGACAATCTGCACAGCGCGATATTCTCCCTTGCAGCCTATACCGTTATCCTCTGTTTCTCCCTGTTCAAATCCGGCGCACTGGCGAAGTCGATATTCTCCGCGCATTAGCGGCGTGTCAAGGGCAGGGTGGAGATTTTCAGAGCGAAGCGGCGAAAATACGACCCGACCTTGACGCGGATAACCCCCATATAATACGGGCGGGCAAAGGGCATAGATTGACCTTTGCCTTGATTACCCTTATGGGAAGTTACAGCAACACCAAACCCAGAGAAAGGAGGTTTTCACTTGGCGTATGTACCCGTACCCAAAGACTTATCCAAAGTCAAGACAAAAGTAGCGTTCAACCTTACCAAACGGCAGATTGTATGTTTTGCGGCGGCTCTCCTGTTCGGCTTGCCGCTTTTCTTTCTGCTCAAAGACAGCACAGGCACAAGCCTTGCGTCTATGGCTATGATTGCCGTCATGCTGCCCTGTTTCCTCTTTGCCATGTATGAGAAGCATGGACAGCCCCTTGAAGTGGTGGTGAAGAACATCATTCAGACGAAATTCATAGCCCCCAAAGAACGACCATACAGGACAGACAACTTTTATTCCGTCTTAGAACGGCAGAGAAAACTTGAAAAGGAGGTATCAGCGATTGCAAAAGGAAACACGAAGAAACAGCGCGGCGGGAAGCGCAAAGCCTAACCCGCCCCGCAAGCTCACCCGCGCCGAGAAAAAGCAGATTGCGGAAATCATCAGACAGGCAAAGGGCGACGGGAAAGCGCACACCGCGCAGCAGACAATCCCTTATATCCAGATGTACCCGGACGGTATCTGCAAGGTTACGGGACGGAAATACTCAAAGACCGTCGCCTTTGAAGATATTAACTATCAGCTTGCACAGGCAGACGACAAGACCGCCATTTTTGAGAACTGGTGCGACTTCCTCAACTACTTTGACGCTTCCGTTT is part of the Clostridium sp. M62/1 genome and harbors:
- a CDS encoding recombinase family protein translates to MMNGYEYTGMDAILAGSFRAAIYCRLSKDDDLDGESASIANQRDMLESYCEKQGWEVVAVYQDDGYTGLNMERPDLKRMLKAIERRQINLVITKDLSRLGRNYLQTGTLIEDFFPRHGVRYIAMNDGIDTMRDNNDIAPFKNILNEMYSKDISKKVHSSYLLKAQQGQFTGCVAPFGYRKDPEDKNHLLVDEETAPIVRQIFLWALEGHGPNFIRRRLEEQKVPCPTWWNRERGFRNVRTKWEKKDPENGRYMWDFSVIKDILMNPVYTGAIASQKKDYRFKIGTIGEKKPQDWIVVEERHEPLIDSKSFAIVQDKLKSRQRPRQDGETSLFAGLIKCGECGKSLTIRTTHAKHPQQIYACKTYGAFGKNHCTQHRVEYDTLYHLVLNKIRECAKAALTDGEAIAGKLTNTCEAEQKGQREALERSLTKDEERIDVLEKMVMRLYEDMVAGRISEANFNLMLDKTQKEQVELKERVAQGRKKLADEMRLAMDAKQWVDAIQEYADITELDAATLNRLIKEIVVHEHIDSDKTRHISIEIHFNLKPIPEVEQVKG
- a CDS encoding VirB6/TrbL-like conjugal transfer protein, CD1112 family; this translates as MQSILDAINEWIKEILIGAINGNLSTMFGDVNEKVGTIAAEVGQTPQGWNANIFSMIQTLSENVIVPIAGLVITYVLCYELISMVTEKNNMHDVDTSMFFKWVFKAFVAVYLVTHTFDITMAVFDMAQHVVSGAAGVIGGSTEIDVAAALASMQDGLDAMEIPELLLLVMETSLVSLCMKIMSVLITVILYGRMIEIYLYCSVSPIPFATMTNREWGQIGNNYLKSLFAIGFQGFLIMICVGIYAVLVNNMIIADNLHSAIFSLAAYTVILCFSLFKSGALAKSIFSAH
- a CDS encoding PrgI family protein, with amino-acid sequence MAYVPVPKDLSKVKTKVAFNLTKRQIVCFAAALLFGLPLFFLLKDSTGTSLASMAMIAVMLPCFLFAMYEKHGQPLEVVVKNIIQTKFIAPKERPYRTDNFYSVLERQRKLEKEVSAIAKGNTKKQRGGKRKA